In a single window of the Ciconia boyciana chromosome 7, ASM3463844v1, whole genome shotgun sequence genome:
- the GP5 gene encoding platelet glycoprotein V has product MLVFHLSVMIKLFFQLDASICPEKCDCSSKNAIHCSGPHIKDLESLHLPCNMTEIHITDTNVTYLQDVFSRMVELQHLVLSSNNISLISPMAFKGLRRLKALKLLDNKLIELPPEVFDDMVQLQQLIIENNRLKSIEENIFDELASLEELFLNKNQLTALPSGVLKKLAKLKVLNLSRNYLAALPRNIFSALSRLEKLMLYFNRLSSIESGMFDSLKELLELFLHSNNIHSITPDAFHCLHKLRSLTLSRNKLEVLPPGLFLHLHDLSKLTLYRNPLKSLPEVLFGEMRHLGSLWLYHTKLSTIPDFVFSNLTNLELLVLSFNPELSVLPKNVFSGLNELRGLSLHTNNISHLPEGIFLSLQKLQNISLFDSRLEALPRNLFHNLKHLQKVYLNSTKLQCLPGDFFTALPELQEVFLDHNPWKCDCQILGFQEWLQKSMEIVKNVPSLMCDSPLALQNISLVALTDHHLKCLPTTAITYQMFSSTYSQASTSLVTEHLTSSWETTVTVASSMDTSTPTAIPLAAPGFTYSHVQDVGRPRFHFSDVPTQASPAVEVETNSVGGTDLTTLAWWDELPAPRSAKPYFNTRELLITREYQRIAYCQLFLCLHTLILALQSVTIVLSLYVMGITRQLLHSRNTPAQPVVLIKFLRR; this is encoded by the coding sequence ATGTTGGTGTTTCATTTGTCAGTGATGATCaagcttttcttccagctggATGCATCTATTTGTCCTGAGAAATGTGACTGCTCTTCAAAAAATGCAATTCATTGCTCTGGTCCCCACATAAAAGATCTGGAATCGTTACATCTGCCTTGCAACATGACAGAAATTCACATAACGGACACTAATGTAACATACTTGCAGGATGTTTTTTCTAGGATGGTGGAACTGCAGCATCTCGTCTTGTCTTCAAACAACATCTCTCTGATTTCACCAATGGCTTTTAAAGGCTTGAGAAGGCTAAAAGCCCTGAAGCTGCTAGATAATAAGCTGATCGAACTTCCCCCAGAAGTGTTTGATGACATGGTACAGCTTCAGCAATTGATCATTGAAAATAACAGGTTGAAATCCATcgaagaaaatatttttgatgaaCTAGCTAGTTTGGAGGAGCTTTTCTTGAACAAAAACCAACTAACGGCACTTCCTAGTGGTGTGCTGAAGAAACTTGCCAAACTCAAAGTACTGAACTTGTCAAGAAATTATTTGGCAGCACTGCCTAGAAATATATTCAGTGCGTTAAGCAGGCTTGAGAAGCTGATGCTGTATTTTAACAGGCTGTCTTCAATAGAGTCTGGTATGTTTGATAGCCTGAAGGAGCTGCTGGAACTCTTCCTGCACTCCAATAACATCCACTCCATCACCCCTGATGCGTTTCATTGTCTTCATAAACTGAGAAGCCTAACACTCTCCAGAAACAAGCTCGAGGTTTTGCCTCCTGGGCTCTTTCTGCACTTGCATGACCTGTCTAAATTGACCTTGTACAGGAACCCACTGAAGTCTCTTCCAGAAGTATTGTTTGGAGAAATGAGGCATCTTGGTAGCCTGTGGCTGTACCACACAAAGCTCTCGACAATACCAGATTTTGTGTTCAGTAACTTGACAAATTTAGAGCTTCTTGTGCTGAGTTTTAATCCAGAGCTTAGTGTTCTTCCTAAGAATGTATTCAGTGGTCTGAATGAACTGCGGGGCCTTTCTCTGCATACAAATAATATTTCCCATCTGCCAGAGGGCATCTTCCTGAGCCTTCAGAAACTGCAGAACATTTCCCTTTTTGATTCGAGGCTTGAGGCTCTTCCTAGAAACCTCTTTCATAATCTCAAGCACCTTCAGAAAGTTTACCTCAATAGTACTAAGCTGCAGTGTCTTCCTGGAGATTTCTTTACTGCTTTACCTGAGCTGCAAGAAGTCTTCCTTGACCACAACCCTTGGAAATGTGATTGCCAAATTCTTGGCTTCCAAGAGTGGCTGCAGAAGAGCATGGAGATAGTTAAAAATGTGCCATCTCTAATGTGTGACAGCCCGCTGGCACTACAGAATATTTCTCTTGTGGCTCTAACAGATCATCACCTGAAGTGCCTGCCAACCACAGCCATTACATACCAGATGTTCAGCTCAACTTACTCCCAGGCTTCAACTTCTCTTGTGACAGAGCACTTGACGTCATCTTGGGAGACTACTGTAACAGTGGCGTCCAGCATGGATACCAGCACACCCACAGCAATTCCTCTTGCAGCTCCAGGTTTTACCTACTCACATGTTCAAGATGTTGGACGGCCTAGGTTTCATTTCTCAGATGTTCCAACCCAAGCTTCTCCTGCTGTCGAAGTAGAAACCAACAGTGTCGGAGGAACAGATTTAACTACTCTTGCCTGGTGGGATGAGCTGCCAGCCCCCAGGAGTGCTAAGCCCTATTTTAATACCAGAGAATTGCTTATTACCAGAGAATACCAAAGAATTGCTTATTGTCAGCTATTTTTGTGCCTTCACACTTTGATTTTAGCACTCCAGAGTGTAACCATTGTGCTCAGTCTGTATGTGATGGGTATAACCAGGCAGCTCTTGCACTCCAGAAATACTCCTGCTCAGCCTGTAGTTCTGATAAAATTTTTAAGAAGGTAG